A single window of Candidatus Methanomethylicota archaeon DNA harbors:
- a CDS encoding metal-dependent transcriptional regulator — translation MGMKNNKNIEDYLEAIYIISEEMELGSVRIKELAKILEVYPSTVSEMVKRLIEMELVIKTSHGSIKLTEIGKERAKQVLKNHRVLECLFYYLGLDPHSIKNAICGMEHHINEEIFNALYEKLGRPKLCPHGKPIPI, via the coding sequence ATGGGTATGAAGAATAATAAAAATATTGAAGATTATTTAGAAGCAATCTACATTATTTCAGAAGAAATGGAACTTGGAAGTGTAAGAATAAAAGAATTAGCGAAAATACTCGAAGTTTATCCATCCACTGTTAGTGAAATGGTGAAAAGATTAATAGAAATGGAATTAGTAATTAAGACAAGTCATGGAAGTATAAAACTTACAGAAATTGGAAAAGAACGTGCTAAACAAGTATTAAAAAATCATAGAGTTTTAGAATGTCTCTTTTATTACTTAGGATTAGATCCTCATAGTATTAAAAATGCTATTTGTGGAATGGAGCATCATATTAATGAAGAAATTTTTAATGCTCTATATGAAAAACTTGGAAGACCAAAACTATGTCCTCATGGAAAGCCTATACCAATATAA
- a CDS encoding FeoA family protein: MLEEIIEIFCKLKAKLGKVTKKDMIKEGLKEEDLDLAIKEGLLIEKNDRLELTNKGEERLLNHRETFLHDSIIHKSKDMINRDFITHWRYRHGITCIKEFYDRLKAIPYHIEELELLIELPEGAEGEVVLIVGGRGVIMRLCSLGITPGTKIKILRKAPIGGPLEIEVRGTRVAIGRGIASKILVKPL, from the coding sequence ATGCTTGAAGAAATTATTGAAATATTTTGTAAATTAAAGGCAAAATTAGGAAAAGTGACAAAAAAAGACATGATTAAAGAAGGATTGAAAGAAGAAGATTTGGATTTAGCAATCAAGGAAGGATTATTAATTGAAAAAAATGATAGATTAGAACTTACAAATAAAGGTGAAGAAAGATTATTAAATCATAGAGAAACTTTTCTTCATGATTCAATAATACACAAAAGTAAAGATATGATAAATAGAGATTTCATTACTCATTGGAGATATAGACATGGAATAACATGTATTAAAGAATTTTATGATCGTCTAAAAGCCATACCATATCATATAGAAGAATTAGAATTACTTATAGAACTTCCAGAAGGAGCAGAAGGAGAAGTAGTATTAATAGTAGGAGGAAGAGGAGTAATAATGAGATTATGTAGTTTAGGCATAACCCCAGGTACAAAAATTAAGATTTTAAGAAAAGCACCTATTGGCGGTCCATTAGAAATTGAAGTAAGAGGAACAAGAGTTGCAATAGGTAGAGGAATAGCTTCTAAAATATTAGTAAAGCCTTTATAG